In the genome of Flavobacterium panacagri, one region contains:
- a CDS encoding pseudouridine synthase, translating to MHRHFILFKPYGYLSQFIYELKRKKKLLGELHNFPEGTMAIGRLDEDSEGLLLLTTDGNMSELVRSKKVDKEYYVQVDGLITPEAIEQLQKGVEIGLDGGKYKTKPCKAFIVNEIPDFGTRAKKIRDERHGPTSWASITVREGKFRQVRKMTAAVGFPTLRLVRVRIGNVYLQNLKAGEVLEVSDFQLDN from the coding sequence ATGCATCGACACTTCATTCTTTTTAAACCTTACGGCTATTTGAGCCAATTTATTTATGAATTAAAAAGAAAGAAAAAGCTTTTGGGCGAATTACATAATTTTCCTGAAGGAACAATGGCAATTGGAAGATTAGACGAAGATTCTGAAGGCCTTCTTCTCCTGACGACCGACGGAAATATGAGTGAACTCGTGCGAAGCAAAAAAGTCGACAAAGAATATTACGTCCAGGTTGACGGATTAATTACACCCGAAGCAATAGAACAATTGCAAAAAGGTGTCGAAATTGGTCTTGATGGAGGAAAATATAAAACCAAACCCTGCAAAGCTTTTATCGTAAACGAAATTCCTGATTTTGGGACAAGAGCCAAAAAAATCAGAGACGAACGTCATGGCCCAACTTCCTGGGCTTCGATTACAGTTAGAGAAGGAAAATTTCGCCAAGTTAGAAAAATGACTGCTGCAGTTGGTTTTCCAACCTTACGTTTGGTTCGTGTACGAATAGGAAATGTATATTTGCAAAACTTAAAAGCGGGAGAAGTTTTGGAAGTTTCAGATTTTCAATTGGATAATTAG
- a CDS encoding MepB family protein: MNDNASTDSIPTDLKLAKEIVFHKVPLQMASLQKEDESDEYSAYRFLLSEKKICYREAKITPSKTGQFVTLWKRNKFGTIEPFDYSDPIDFVIVSVRKDLNWGHFIFPKKILLEKGIFSTSNKEGIRATRVYPPWDETTSKQAQKTQKWQSDYFIMLTNSNKIDFNQLRKIFV; the protein is encoded by the coding sequence ATGAATGATAATGCTTCTACTGATTCTATTCCTACTGATTTAAAACTAGCCAAAGAAATTGTTTTTCACAAAGTTCCCTTACAAATGGCATCCCTTCAAAAAGAAGATGAAAGTGACGAATATAGCGCCTATCGTTTTCTACTAAGCGAAAAGAAAATTTGTTACAGAGAAGCTAAGATTACTCCAAGCAAAACGGGGCAATTTGTTACTTTATGGAAACGAAATAAATTTGGAACCATAGAACCTTTTGACTACTCTGACCCAATTGATTTTGTAATAGTGAGTGTTCGAAAGGATTTAAACTGGGGACATTTTATATTTCCAAAAAAAATACTCTTAGAGAAAGGAATTTTTTCGACAAGTAATAAAGAAGGAATTCGAGCGACAAGAGTTTATCCGCCATGGGATGAAACTACGAGCAAACAAGCTCAAAAAACTCAAAAATGGCAATCAGATTATTTTATAATGCTTACTAATTCAAATAAAATTGATTTCAATCAATTGAGAAAAATCTTCGTGTAG
- a CDS encoding T9SS type A sorting domain-containing protein, with protein sequence MKKLYLSRLFWALLCFFGCVSGNLFAQTMPEPQTLPYRQEFTNLAADYPDGIQGWNASTPSSSAITTPSSFTTTVLSDKTMSAGGSATSASGNIYNFNERIGFLNAGNFLDQCIALALKTTGNTDIEVQYDVMVIRNPYGTGTNTRINEMALQYRVGVTGNFITLDRTYFQNNTTTRTSESATSQSEHITVMLPAACNNQEIVQIRWITRQVSGGGSRPSFAIDNIDVRESNDQNPPVNVSGYPKTDNILAQGFDFINKINEIGKTYFVLLPNGSAAPTAVQVKAGQNSNGASALQSGVLDITNASQEYVKTFSNLSLGTTYSVFSVSEDQVGNIQTVVNKVDATTLSVIPPALSTTVDELNLGGFEPNYESVIRSYQIEASNLTGNVVVTAQSDFLISKDKVTFSSSLTFTPADFASNAKPTVYVKYTPTAIGSFTGSITHETTGVATKIVEATAYGINPLVQNFDDPNVLLKNVWTQYNEAGPVNKWAYTAATRNVNSGTGAVLMNGFSDSGASKDWLISPKLRLDSFTEIPSLSFYSRQYFEGPALKLMVSTDYDGVSSPSTATWTALEGKFPGNTATYTKSEYINLTAYKTSHTYLAWVYETTSSGSGNAAEWSFDDFAITSETKYVDSNPILDFGDASPNSFSASQSFVFTAAGYDDITIQAPASYQLSLDNISFGSSVVVSATDAFAGKTVYARFAPTVKELTISGVLTITGNSLNRQIGSFTASSWPKADTFDVVTYNVSFFGSTNNNYGPANNALQVENVAKVMNKLNADVYALQEVSSDTEIDNLILKLNINGKTFAKATSTSWSYSWQNPPSDPNYPPQKLVVLYNTQTVTVKNTKVLFKELYDQVLAHTVVLPNYPGPDTPEINDDSFFASGRLPYLVELETNIGGVKKTISLIDFHARANSGTQVIKYDQRKYDVDYLKQALDAEYGDANIILLGDLNDDVKAWVGNANTPSSYQSFVEETSGFNPLTLEISKAGAVSYLNYTPPSFLDHIIISNELSDQYIANSTAVYDPRNDISNYISTTSDHGPVIARFELKQDVLSTPDFGKNKYYVKAYPNPATDLVSFDVKTTQGRDLKIRLYDFNGRAIGTPISVKNESEISTAVVPVTNLASGVYFYTVSENNKVIFKDKIIKK encoded by the coding sequence ATGAAAAAACTTTACTTATCACGCCTTTTTTGGGCTTTACTATGTTTTTTTGGCTGTGTTTCTGGAAATCTTTTTGCACAGACGATGCCAGAGCCGCAGACTTTACCCTATAGACAAGAATTTACTAATTTAGCGGCAGATTATCCAGATGGGATACAAGGCTGGAATGCAAGCACGCCTTCAAGCTCAGCTATAACTACACCTTCATCTTTTACTACTACAGTTTTATCAGATAAAACCATGTCTGCTGGCGGTTCAGCTACTTCTGCATCAGGGAATATTTATAATTTTAATGAGAGAATTGGTTTTTTAAATGCTGGGAATTTTCTTGATCAATGTATAGCTCTGGCTTTAAAAACTACTGGTAATACTGACATAGAGGTGCAATATGATGTAATGGTAATTCGTAATCCATATGGTACTGGTACAAATACTCGTATTAATGAAATGGCTTTACAATATCGAGTGGGTGTAACAGGAAACTTTATAACATTGGATAGAACTTATTTTCAAAATAATACAACTACACGAACAAGTGAAAGCGCCACATCACAAAGTGAGCATATAACGGTAATGCTTCCTGCAGCATGTAACAATCAAGAAATAGTTCAGATAAGATGGATTACGAGACAAGTTTCAGGAGGAGGATCTCGTCCATCATTTGCAATTGATAATATTGATGTTAGAGAAAGTAATGATCAAAATCCGCCAGTTAATGTTTCTGGTTATCCAAAAACAGATAATATCTTGGCGCAAGGTTTTGATTTCATCAATAAAATAAATGAAATTGGAAAAACCTATTTTGTATTACTTCCAAATGGAAGTGCTGCACCAACGGCAGTACAAGTAAAAGCGGGTCAGAATTCAAATGGAGCTTCAGCTTTACAGTCAGGGGTCTTAGATATTACAAATGCATCTCAGGAATATGTAAAAACTTTTTCAAACTTAAGTTTAGGGACAACATATTCTGTTTTTTCTGTTTCAGAAGATCAAGTTGGGAATATTCAAACAGTAGTAAATAAGGTTGACGCTACAACATTAAGTGTTATTCCTCCTGCTCTATCTACAACTGTTGATGAGTTAAATTTAGGTGGCTTTGAACCCAATTATGAATCTGTAATTAGAAGTTACCAAATAGAAGCTTCTAATCTTACAGGGAATGTTGTGGTTACTGCTCAATCTGATTTTTTAATTTCAAAAGATAAAGTTACATTCTCATCTTCATTAACATTCACTCCTGCTGATTTTGCTTCTAATGCAAAACCAACAGTTTATGTAAAATATACTCCAACAGCAATTGGCAGTTTTACAGGCTCAATTACTCATGAAACAACTGGAGTAGCAACAAAAATAGTTGAAGCAACAGCTTATGGAATTAATCCTTTGGTACAAAATTTTGATGATCCCAATGTGCTTTTAAAGAACGTATGGACACAATACAATGAAGCTGGGCCAGTAAACAAATGGGCATATACTGCAGCAACTAGAAATGTAAATTCAGGAACTGGTGCAGTTCTTATGAATGGTTTTTCAGATTCTGGAGCAAGTAAAGATTGGTTGATTTCTCCAAAATTGCGTTTAGATAGTTTTACTGAAATTCCTTCATTGTCTTTCTATTCTCGTCAATATTTTGAAGGACCTGCTTTAAAATTAATGGTTTCTACGGATTATGACGGAGTAAGCAGCCCAAGTACAGCAACATGGACAGCCTTAGAAGGTAAATTTCCAGGTAATACAGCAACTTATACAAAATCTGAGTACATCAATTTAACAGCTTACAAAACAAGTCATACTTATCTAGCTTGGGTTTACGAAACAACTTCTAGCGGAAGTGGTAATGCCGCAGAATGGTCTTTTGATGATTTTGCAATTACAAGCGAAACCAAATATGTAGACTCAAATCCAATTTTAGATTTTGGAGATGCAAGTCCAAATTCATTCTCAGCAAGCCAGTCTTTTGTGTTTACGGCTGCAGGGTATGATGATATAACAATTCAGGCTCCGGCTTCCTATCAATTATCATTAGATAATATTTCGTTTGGATCAAGCGTTGTGGTTTCTGCCACAGATGCATTCGCAGGAAAAACGGTTTATGCAAGATTTGCCCCAACAGTTAAAGAATTAACGATTTCAGGTGTTCTAACCATAACAGGAAATTCATTAAACAGACAAATAGGATCATTTACAGCTTCTTCTTGGCCTAAAGCTGATACTTTTGATGTAGTGACTTATAATGTATCGTTTTTTGGATCAACAAATAATAACTATGGTCCTGCAAACAATGCATTACAGGTTGAGAATGTGGCAAAAGTCATGAATAAATTAAATGCAGACGTATATGCGCTTCAAGAAGTTTCAAGTGACACTGAAATAGATAACTTAATTTTGAAGCTAAATATAAACGGAAAAACTTTCGCAAAGGCGACTTCGACATCTTGGTCATATTCATGGCAGAATCCTCCAAGTGATCCAAATTATCCGCCTCAAAAATTAGTGGTGTTGTATAATACTCAAACGGTTACAGTAAAAAATACAAAAGTATTATTTAAAGAGCTGTACGATCAGGTTCTTGCCCATACTGTAGTTTTACCAAATTATCCAGGACCAGATACTCCAGAGATAAATGATGATAGTTTTTTCGCATCTGGACGTTTACCTTATTTGGTTGAGCTAGAAACAAATATTGGAGGTGTTAAAAAAACAATCAGTTTAATTGATTTTCACGCACGTGCAAACAGTGGAACTCAGGTAATAAAATACGATCAGCGTAAATATGATGTTGATTATTTAAAACAAGCTTTGGATGCGGAATATGGAGATGCTAATATCATCCTTTTAGGAGATCTTAATGATGACGTAAAAGCGTGGGTTGGAAATGCGAACACACCATCTTCTTACCAGAGTTTTGTAGAAGAGACATCGGGCTTTAATCCTTTAACTTTAGAAATCAGTAAAGCAGGAGCCGTAAGTTATTTAAATTACACACCCCCAAGCTTCCTAGACCATATTATCATTTCTAATGAATTAAGTGATCAATATATAGCAAATTCAACGGCTGTCTATGACCCAAGAAATGATATTTCAAATTATATCAGCACAACTTCAGATCACGGGCCAGTGATTGCTCGTTTCGAATTAAAACAAGATGTGCTTTCTACGCCAGATTTTGGAAAAAATAAATATTATGTAAAAGCGTATCCAAATCCAGCAACTGATCTTGTCAGTTTTGATGTGAAAACAACACAAGGAAGAGACTTAAAAATCAGATTGTATGATTTTAACGGACGAGCAATTGGAACTCCGATAAGTGTTAAAAACGAATCAGAGATTAGTACGGCTGTAGTTCCTGTTACAAATCTAGCTTCGGGGGTTTACTTCTATACTGTTTCAGAAAACAACAAAGTAATCTTTAAAGATAAGATTATCAAGAAATAA
- a CDS encoding tRNA (cytidine(34)-2'-O)-methyltransferase has translation MLNVVLVEPEIPNNTGNIGRLCVGTESRLHLIHPFGFVINDKNLKRSGLDYWVHLDVTEYQNVEEWIVQIPDQSRVFLMSSHSEKSYLENEFQDGDWLVFGKESVGLSKEFMARFENHLTIPMSPLIRSFNIANSVAFVVGEAKRQIGLKK, from the coding sequence ATGCTAAACGTAGTTCTCGTAGAACCTGAAATACCAAATAATACCGGAAATATTGGAAGATTGTGTGTGGGTACAGAAAGCCGACTTCATTTAATTCATCCTTTCGGATTTGTCATTAATGATAAAAACTTAAAACGTTCGGGATTGGACTATTGGGTACATCTTGATGTTACCGAATATCAAAACGTTGAGGAATGGATTGTACAGATTCCGGATCAGTCTCGTGTATTTTTAATGAGTTCCCATTCTGAAAAGTCGTATTTGGAAAATGAATTTCAGGATGGCGACTGGCTGGTTTTTGGAAAAGAGAGCGTTGGTCTAAGCAAAGAATTTATGGCGAGATTCGAAAATCATTTGACAATTCCGATGTCTCCACTGATTCGTAGTTTTAATATTGCGAATTCAGTTGCATTTGTGGTTGGTGAAGCTAAAAGACAAATTGGATTGAAAAAATAG
- a CDS encoding SDR family NAD(P)-dependent oxidoreductase: MALLENKVAFVSGGGSGIGRAVAEAYAREGAKVVVSDINVEHGEETVKIIKEKGGEAFFVKGDSSSASDNKHMVEVTVSKYGRLDIACNNAGMGGPAKPTGEYEPEAWDKVIALNLSGVFYACRYQLEQMEKNGGGSIVNIASIHGQVAAPNSVAYTASKHGVVGLTKNIAVEYAQKNIRCNAVGPGYIETALLKDNLNKDMMNAVAAKSAMNRLGTAEEIAELVVFLNSDKSSFTTGSYIIADGGYTAV; this comes from the coding sequence ATGGCACTTTTAGAAAATAAAGTAGCTTTTGTATCTGGCGGCGGTTCGGGAATCGGACGCGCAGTGGCAGAAGCCTACGCTCGAGAAGGAGCAAAAGTAGTAGTCTCTGATATAAACGTAGAGCACGGTGAAGAAACCGTAAAAATCATAAAAGAAAAAGGCGGGGAAGCTTTTTTTGTAAAAGGGGATTCATCGAGTGCAAGTGATAATAAACATATGGTAGAGGTTACGGTTTCAAAATACGGCCGACTAGACATTGCCTGCAACAATGCGGGAATGGGTGGTCCTGCAAAACCAACTGGAGAATATGAACCAGAAGCTTGGGACAAAGTAATTGCATTGAATTTAAGCGGTGTTTTTTATGCCTGCCGTTATCAATTGGAACAAATGGAAAAAAACGGCGGAGGAAGCATTGTTAATATTGCCTCTATTCACGGACAAGTTGCAGCACCAAACAGCGTAGCATATACAGCAAGTAAACACGGTGTTGTGGGTTTGACCAAAAATATTGCAGTTGAATATGCACAGAAAAACATTCGCTGTAATGCTGTTGGCCCTGGTTATATCGAAACAGCTCTTTTAAAAGACAACTTAAATAAAGATATGATGAATGCCGTTGCAGCAAAATCGGCAATGAACCGTTTAGGAACGGCCGAAGAAATTGCGGAATTGGTAGTTTTCTTGAACTCTGATAAATCATCATTCACAACAGGAAGTTATATTATTGCCGATGGAGGTTATACAGCGGTATAA